A section of the Thalassospira sp. TSL5-1 genome encodes:
- a CDS encoding TRAP transporter small permease, which translates to MVAKSEKSMLTVLSDRLALGPARIAGLALMFLMVLTFVDVISRSVFSAPLGFSAEVTEMLMAVIVFAALPMTILKDGHIVVDLMDGCFGRRAAYIRDTLVDVICLVALAFPAVRIWTLGTRSKGYNEVTEILGWPQYYLIYFVSFALVVCCFVYVLRILLRFQKGRYPGEELSC; encoded by the coding sequence CAGACCGGCTTGCACTGGGGCCTGCACGTATTGCAGGCCTGGCCCTCATGTTCCTGATGGTCTTGACGTTCGTCGATGTCATTTCGCGAAGTGTATTTTCTGCGCCTCTCGGTTTTTCGGCCGAGGTAACAGAAATGCTGATGGCGGTCATCGTGTTCGCGGCCCTTCCCATGACAATATTGAAAGATGGCCACATCGTTGTCGACCTCATGGATGGGTGTTTTGGACGCCGTGCAGCCTATATTCGGGATACGCTTGTCGATGTGATCTGCCTTGTTGCCTTGGCCTTTCCGGCTGTTCGTATCTGGACATTGGGAACACGCAGCAAGGGCTATAACGAGGTCACGGAAATCCTTGGCTGGCCGCAATATTATCTCATCTATTTCGTGTCTTTTGCGCTTGTCGTCTGCTGTTTTGTTTACGTGCTGCGCATCCTGTTGCGGTTCCAAAAAGGCAGGTACCCGGGAGAGGAATTATCATGCTGA
- a CDS encoding TRAP transporter large permease, whose product MLISILGFLAVLALAFLRIPIAFSMGLVGFFGTAYLTSINASLSLTGRLIIDTAQDYGLSVVPLFILMGLFVNKGGLSRELYRAAYVFLGHMRGGLAMTTIAACAGFSAICGSSLATAATMSKVAMPEMRRLGYADRLSTASIAAGGTLGILIPPSVILVIYGLMTETSIGKLFVAGIIPGVLGVIFYLIAVQYVVRRDPDAGPAGERSTWRERLQAVRDIWLVLALFVLVIGGLYGAFDFYPLNLTFSPTEAAGMGAAGAFLIALARRQLNLRSITETLTETAVTSAGLFAVLIGAWMFSNFVNLAGLPEALRTFVLDIGVTPPIVMIVIILIYIVLGCVFESLSMLLLTVPIFFPLVTSLGFDPVWFGIIVVVVTEISLITPPVGLNVFVLKGVVHDVSTATIFKGVTPFWIADILRLILLLWFSGIVLYLPNMM is encoded by the coding sequence ATGCTGATTTCGATCTTGGGGTTCCTTGCCGTTTTGGCTTTGGCCTTTCTGCGTATTCCGATTGCCTTTTCTATGGGACTGGTCGGTTTTTTCGGCACAGCTTACCTGACCAGCATCAATGCTTCGCTGTCATTGACCGGCAGGCTGATTATTGACACCGCCCAAGATTATGGACTGTCGGTGGTGCCTTTGTTCATCCTGATGGGCCTGTTTGTGAATAAAGGTGGCCTTTCCCGCGAGCTTTACCGTGCGGCTTATGTCTTTTTGGGGCATATGCGCGGTGGTTTGGCAATGACCACCATTGCTGCCTGCGCCGGGTTTTCCGCCATTTGTGGTTCGTCATTGGCAACGGCGGCAACCATGTCGAAAGTGGCCATGCCGGAGATGCGGCGACTGGGATATGCTGACCGGCTGTCTACCGCCTCCATTGCGGCTGGTGGCACTTTGGGCATTCTTATTCCGCCCAGTGTCATTCTGGTGATTTATGGCCTGATGACGGAAACCAGCATTGGCAAACTGTTTGTTGCGGGCATTATTCCTGGTGTTCTGGGGGTGATTTTTTATCTGATCGCGGTGCAGTATGTTGTGCGCCGTGATCCGGATGCCGGGCCGGCAGGCGAACGGAGTACATGGCGGGAACGTTTGCAGGCCGTGCGCGATATCTGGCTGGTTCTGGCGCTTTTTGTTCTTGTCATTGGCGGGCTTTACGGGGCGTTCGATTTTTACCCCTTAAACCTGACCTTTTCGCCGACCGAAGCCGCCGGCATGGGGGCCGCGGGTGCATTTTTGATTGCGCTGGCCCGGCGGCAACTGAATCTGCGTTCCATCACGGAGACACTCACCGAAACAGCGGTGACGTCGGCCGGGCTGTTTGCCGTGCTGATCGGTGCATGGATGTTCTCGAATTTTGTCAATCTGGCCGGTTTACCCGAGGCATTGCGCACATTTGTTCTGGATATCGGTGTGACACCTCCCATCGTGATGATTGTGATCATCTTGATTTACATCGTCCTGGGATGTGTTTTTGAAAGCCTGTCGATGCTGCTTTTGACCGTTCCCATCTTCTTCCCATTGGTCACGTCGCTTGGTTTCGACCCGGTCTGGTTTGGCATTATCGTCGTTGTTGTTACCGAAATCAGCCTGATTACCCCGCCGGTCGGTTTGAACGTGTTCGTCCTCAAAGGCGTTGTCCATGATGTCTCTACGGCAACAATTTTCAAAGGCGTAACACCCTTCTGGATTGCAGATATCCTGCGGCTGATCCTTTTGCTTTGGTTCTCCGGAATCGTTCTGTACCTCCCCAACATGATGTGA
- a CDS encoding tripartite tricarboxylate transporter TctB family protein: MDKLNARLKTFQELFRRDRRPGDLVFACMFLLFCVFLLANLDDQVKWVKNTALVAEPAFWPTLSLIGMSVFAVLHLIGSLSSPRIYGRLKEFTLWVRSLEYVAYFLVYVNVVPIIGYLLSTLLFVLFLTFRLGYRRFQVFGISALFAVAVVLIFRAGLEVKIPAGQIYEYLPDWIRSFAMINL, from the coding sequence ATGGACAAACTTAATGCACGGTTAAAAACATTCCAGGAATTGTTCAGAAGAGACCGGCGACCGGGAGACCTTGTATTTGCCTGTATGTTTCTGCTGTTTTGCGTTTTTCTTCTGGCAAATCTGGATGATCAGGTGAAATGGGTGAAAAACACCGCCCTGGTCGCGGAGCCTGCCTTCTGGCCAACGCTATCCCTGATTGGAATGAGCGTGTTTGCCGTATTGCACCTGATCGGTTCCCTGTCGTCTCCCAGGATCTACGGACGTTTGAAAGAATTCACGTTATGGGTGCGATCTTTGGAATACGTTGCGTATTTTCTGGTTTACGTCAATGTCGTGCCGATCATTGGCTATCTTCTATCGACGCTGCTGTTTGTGTTGTTCCTGACCTTTCGCCTTGGGTATCGCCGGTTTCAGGTCTTTGGAATATCTGCGTTATTTGCGGTTGCAGTTGTTTTGATCTTTCGGGCCGGTCTGGAAGTCAAAATCCCGGCCGGGCAGATTTATGAATATCTGCCCGACTGGATCCGATCCTTTGCAATGATTAACCTGTGA
- a CDS encoding tripartite tricarboxylate transporter permease, with product MNWQVLAALLVGSIGGVIIGAIPGVGAAVAIAILLPATFGFEPIVGLTMLLGIYGSSMYGGAIPAILLNTPGTPVNALTTYDGYPMTKRGEAQRALSLAYSASFFGGVFAIVCLIILAPVLAMIAPHFGSREIFLAALLGIILVILAHRGQIMAAGMMAFFGIFLNTIGLEPAKYTQRFTFGQTWLTGGVDLIVLVLGLFAISQALFLMLEKDHTPHAERVQSNMLGGFAELLGLKRVAFVASSFGVMMGSIPGVGEFTAQFLSYTYAQKTSKKPEAFGKGSPEGLVASEAANNAVPPAAMIPLLALGIPGEALTAMMLSVFYVHNVIPGPQLFQGKMDFVIALYIAMLLLNLIVIVFLLFSTNMLLRITQIPTRYLGFVIMTLSFVGVYSLRNSPVDCAIAAGFGVFGLILKRLNLPIVPIILGVVLGGIMEVKLRSAMARVSSPIDFVDRPISAILMLIILFVIFQHIRALRFEHKQRQLRKQNGEDPSGESGVAPEGF from the coding sequence ATGAACTGGCAGGTGCTTGCGGCCCTGCTGGTTGGATCCATTGGCGGGGTGATCATTGGGGCCATCCCGGGGGTGGGTGCGGCTGTTGCCATCGCCATTCTTCTGCCCGCAACATTTGGTTTTGAGCCTATTGTCGGCTTGACCATGTTGTTGGGGATTTACGGCAGTTCGATGTATGGCGGTGCCATCCCGGCCATTTTGTTAAATACGCCTGGTACGCCTGTCAATGCACTGACAACCTATGACGGTTATCCGATGACCAAACGCGGCGAGGCGCAAAGGGCCTTGTCTTTGGCGTATTCCGCCAGTTTCTTTGGGGGTGTCTTTGCCATTGTGTGCCTGATCATTCTGGCACCTGTTCTGGCAATGATTGCGCCTCATTTTGGCAGTCGCGAGATATTTCTGGCCGCACTATTAGGCATCATTCTCGTGATTCTGGCGCATCGCGGGCAGATCATGGCTGCCGGGATGATGGCGTTCTTCGGTATTTTTCTCAACACGATTGGGTTGGAGCCGGCAAAATACACCCAGCGTTTTACCTTTGGACAAACCTGGCTGACAGGTGGCGTGGATTTGATTGTTCTTGTGTTGGGGCTTTTCGCCATCAGCCAGGCGCTTTTCCTGATGCTTGAAAAAGACCACACACCACATGCCGAGCGTGTTCAAAGCAATATGCTGGGCGGGTTTGCCGAATTGCTTGGGTTAAAGCGCGTTGCATTTGTTGCGAGCAGCTTTGGCGTCATGATGGGCAGCATTCCCGGGGTAGGGGAATTTACCGCCCAGTTCTTGTCTTATACATATGCGCAAAAAACCTCGAAAAAACCGGAGGCTTTTGGGAAAGGTTCGCCTGAAGGGCTTGTTGCATCCGAGGCTGCAAATAATGCGGTTCCGCCTGCGGCAATGATTCCCCTGCTTGCACTTGGTATTCCCGGCGAGGCGCTGACAGCCATGATGCTTTCGGTTTTCTATGTGCATAATGTGATTCCGGGACCGCAATTGTTTCAGGGCAAAATGGATTTTGTGATTGCCCTGTATATTGCGATGTTGTTGCTGAATCTGATTGTCATTGTCTTCTTGCTGTTTTCGACAAACATGCTTTTGCGCATCACCCAGATTCCGACCCGATATCTTGGTTTCGTGATTATGACGCTCAGTTTTGTCGGAGTTTATTCCTTGCGCAATTCCCCTGTCGATTGTGCAATTGCCGCAGGGTTCGGCGTTTTTGGTCTGATTCTGAAGCGATTGAACCTGCCGATTGTGCCCATCATTCTGGGTGTTGTTCTTGGTGGGATTATGGAGGTCAAACTGCGCAGTGCAATGGCCCGTGTCAGCAGTCCCATTGACTTTGTTGATCGTCCAATATCGGCCATTCTCATGCTGATCATTCTCTTTGTGATTTTTCAGCATATCCGCGCACTTCGCTTCGAGCATAAACAGCGCCAGCTAAGAAAGCAAAATGGCGAAGATCCATCAGGGGAGTCCGGCGTTGCCCCCGAAGGGTTCTGA